The DNA segment GGCacccatttcttcttcctcctctggtGTCCCTGCACTGGTGATGACGTGGGCACAGGAGATGCTGGCAAAGGCACCCCCATCGGTCCCTTGCTCTTGCAGCTGGATCTTGACCATGGGGTCTGGGGCCCCCATTCCACAGCCCTTATTCAGCACCCCTCCAGCCTTAAGGCTCTCATAGGCAGGGGGTCTCTTGAGCCCAGCTGCTGCAGCTGGGTAGGTCCAGAGTGGGGTCAGGGGACTTGCAGTTGAGTCTGGAAGGCTGTGGGGGGAGGCCAGGCAGCCACGGTGGTGCAGGACCCCAGCTGCTGTGCCCATGGCCGCGCTGTGGGGGCTGGACTTCCCGGTCATGGGAGACCTTGAGCTGGTGCACAGCATCCCATGGAGGACTGAGATCTCCTTCTCTGTCTTTGGCTCCCCAGCACCCAGGGGTGGACCGGCAGGCAGGACAGAGTGCGTGGTCACTTTGACTGCCGAGTATACCATGGTGTAAGACACAGCCTTGTCCTTGGAGGGACCAGGGAGCAAGGCAGCCGGGACAGGAGGGGCTGCTGGGACCCCGGCCACCTTGGGGCAGATCATGCTGTGGGAATTGGGGAGCTCCCGTTCTCCCCGGGGCTGGCCAGAGCCCTGGGGTGGCAACGGTGTTGAGTGGCTCCTGGCCCTGCCTGAGGGTCCCAGCAGCAACAGGTTGGCAGCAGGAGgcagaggtggtggtgggggaggcGTCTCCCGCTCCCGGGCAGGCacttggggagctggggtggagcCAGCTGGCTCCTTGGAGTGGCAGAGGACTGGtagcctggagactccattgccAGGGGTTCGGGAAGTGGACTTGGCTTGGGGGAAGGCCAGGAGGGGAGGACGGTGCTGGAGGAGGTTGGGGAAGGGCGGGGGGATTTCGCAAGGGGTGGTCTTGGTGGGCGTCCCGTCCCTCCAGCTAGGGAGGGCTGAAGCTGGACGGCGGTGGGTGTGGGGCTGAGGGGCATGAGGCTGGTGTAATGAGGAGGTTGCTGTCAATGGAGGGCCCCCATCAGCCCGGCCTTCCCCTGCCTCCTCAGGCAGTGGGTACTTCATCTCCTCATATATGGCCTCACTCTCTTCTGAGTCTGAGTCAGCACCAGCTGGAGGGGTCGGGCCCCCACCCCCAAGAGGGGGCCCAGTTAGGCCCCTTCCACTTCGCCCTCCTCCCCTGAAGACATCCCCCACCATCTCAATGTATACAGGCTCTTCCTCTTGGGCACCCACCTCAGGGTCCCCAGCTACGCAGGACCCCCTACCCAGGCGCTGAAGGGGTAGGTTCCCCCCTCGAGAAGAGGGGGCCAGGGGGCAGGACTCGTCGAAGGAGACAGACAGCTGGGTGTTGGGGCTTCGTCTGGGCTTCTGTGGAGGGACCTTCCGGCTGGCCTCCCGGCCCTCGGGGGCTGGTTTCTGCGAGCCTGGGCAGgacaggagagagaaaataaacccagcacttagtgggggaaggagaggggagacCCCTTCTAGCCCCTGGACCCAGATGGAAGGAAGGACACGTCTGCCTCTTTATTCCCCACTTCCCCCAGCTTAGAGCTCAGTAGGTTCCCCTTCCACCAGCCGGTCCACAGCCCTTCCAGTGAATTCCCCAGAGTCTGCAGCTCCCACTCAGAACTCTCCCCTTCCCTCCGGTCCCTCCAAGGCCACCCTTTTTCCCACGAATGGACTTTCCAGGGAGCTTTCCCTGCAAAAACAAACCCCCACTCCCTGTAAGAATGGAACCTTCCATTTCCTTGGTTCTTCCCTGAATGAACCCTCCCAGCAGACCTCCCCGGCTATAGAATAGAtgctcccagctcccagctccccCCTGGGGAGGCGGAAGGGTGCCTCACCTGCCTTCTTGCTGGGAGGGGTCTCTGCCCCCGACCCTGCCATGCTGAGCTTGGTGCTGGGGTGTCTCCGAGGCTTCACTGGAGGTCTTCGAGCACTGCTGTCCTCTGCAAGACCCCCGCTGCCACCCCCAGGCCCAACCCCCACACTGTCCATGCTGCCCACTGAGTGGCAGGAGAGGGAGCGCGGGGCCATGGCACTgcggcaggggtggggggtgtgcTCCTGGGAGGCTGGCATTGTCATGAAGCCCATCCTGAGGGAGCGGCGCAGCGAGGCGATGTCCCGCACACGGACCCCGGGCCCCGCGCCAGCCCCGGACCCTGCCGGGCCTGTGGGAGCCACCTCTTTACTGGAGCTGGGAAGAGAAGGCCAAGATGGAGCAGAGATGGGGCCTCAGGTTTGGGCCTCCCCGTCGGCCACCCTAGGAGGGATTTGCAACCCTGTGGCCTCCCAGGGGGAAGGAAAAGGATCCAGGGTGGCGATGGGGGAGCCTGAAGGCCCAGGGCACTGAAGAAGCTTCAGGCAAAACCCCTAAGCTttgaaaaaggcaaggaaatgggggCGGGCACAGGAATGAGAGGAGGGCTGAGTATGTGTGCAGGGGCGCATCCCTGGAGCTTGCTGGTCCCAGCCTGGTCACCTCCCACACACGTGTGGACGGCTTCATGCATAGGTAGAGAGATGCAGCCCCAGGTAGCACAGCCCTGCCAGACACATAACCTGTCGCCACAGTGCTGCTCCTTGTCCCTCTCACGCAGGCCCACACCTGCCCTCTGGCCTCCCCTCCAGTCCAGCTACTGCGCCCTATGCTCCACACCTGCACAGCACCTTCTTTCTCAGACCAGGGCTGTGCTGCCGCATCCTCAGAGCAGCCTCCCCCAACCAACgctttttctcccttcctctctctctcctctccctcatgCTGTCCTCTCTCTGTCACCCTCCCAGGCTCACCCCCATTCCCTTTCACTGTCCCTGAGCTTCTGTGTGAGTGAACGGGGGGCAGCTGGCAGGCAAGTGGGGAAAGCTGCTGTGGGGTGGGCTCTCATTAAGGCCCTGTCTACTAACCCTTCATTAGGGAGAGATCACTGCAGTGATAGCTCTGATTAATCTAATTAACAACAAGAATTAAACTCCACAGTTACAAGGAGGGAAAAGGGAGCAGGGAAAGGGGCTCTGACTCAGGCTCCAAGAGGCTGTGCAGTCAGTGGGGGTGAAGAGTGGGGAGCCAGGCCAGCCCCAGATCCCTGGGAGGGCAAAGAGAGCTGGTGAGCAGGAAGGGTCCCTAGACCTGGCTTACCTGCAGAGCCCACCTGCAGTCCCCTACCACACATACATAACCCGTCACTTGGCAACTCACCTCCCCCAGCAGAGGAGGCTGTGAGGGGGCCAAATGGGTCCTCTCTGGTGCCCCTCCAATGACCTCATGCCTGGACTGTAAGGACAGCAGGGCCTGCCCCTTCCAAGGTCAGGTGACAGGGGGAGCAGGTGCCCGCCCCACATTGACAGAGAGGAGAAGACCACAGGCCAGAGGTGAGTCAGGGAGGAGTGACTCGGGCCTCCAGGGATGGGGACGAGTCAGCAGGGTGCTCCTGAGCTGGAAGAACCCTAAGTGGCCAAGACAGGGGCTGGAGCCAGGAGCAGGGTGAAGACGGGGTGTGTGCAACTCCAGCAGTTCTGTACTGAGCACAGACTCTGAGATCAGACTGATCACCAGGCTGTGAGACCCGGGAAGGGAAGAGGGATATGGCTCATTCCGGGGGAAGAAGAGGTGAGACAGGCGAAGGGGCAACCCAGGACGCAGACTCACCTCCTCTTGGCCTCCTCCTCCTTgtgctgcctccactccagcTTGGTTTTTCGGTAGAGAAGGTTCATGTCGTcgtggggagggaggtgggggctggggggcctTGCTCAGTGCCACCAGGCCCGGGGGGTGGCCCTCCCTGGGTCCCGGATCCACTTGATGgaggatgaaaaggaaaaaagaaagatgtggggtgggggtaggggcaagaatgagtgagagaaagagaaaaaggagcagAGATGTGACTCGGGTCCTCAGAGAGAGAACAGATGGAGGCACAGAAAACCCAACTCCACCTCTGGGACtcacagacagacagagacagacatgTGTACACAGTCACACACCCTGACAAAGGTGTTCAGAGCCACAAATACACTCTGGAGAGATCAGACTAACACAGATTCCCATCCTGTAAATACACTCTGATCCACCACAGTCAGGCCCCCCAAATGCACAGCAAgcccacagccacacacacattcagacaTATAAGCCACAGGGCCACAGACCCGCATCTACAGAGGACCAGACACAGATCAGCATAGGTAAACAGCACCGAGGAGCAGGCAGACACAGACATAAACACCCCCCGACACACCCACAGCACACACAGGCCTCCAGAAACACACAGCAGCTCCTCAGAACTGGACATACCTACAGACAAGGAGTTATAACCCCGGCCTAGTTGTGTATATTACATCCCGCAAGGGAACGGGGGACAGTCAGACTCCCACCCAGTCTAGGGCCCAGAGGCTGGGGGGTTGTAATGAGGGCAGGGTTGGGACGCTGGAGAAAGGGTGGGGGCACTCTGAGTTGGGCATCTACAATACCATCCACCCATCTATCTCCACTGCCTGCAGCCGTTCCCCTTTCCACCTTTCTTTCCAGCCTTTCGTCTGGTCCACCCCTATTCCTGCGCCCCGGCCCCTCCGCCACGGTCTCCGCCTCCCTCTCTGATGGCCCAAAtcaccttcttcctcctccaggatCCGGGAGGCTCCCGGCTTCCCTCgtccagtccctgccctcaatCCCACCCAGAGGCCTCCAGTCTGGCCCCATAGCTACCTTCTGAGCTGCGGCCTCCATACCTGCTTTGGTTTCCCTTCCCCCAAACACATTCTCCTTTGCGCCTTCAAGCCTCACCTCTCCTCCTAGGCGCCCCTCCTCACTGCCGGCTTCTCCTTTCCCTGTTTGTTCCAAACCTGGCCGGCTTCATCGCCCTCTTCAACCAAGGGCCCCAGGTTCCTGGGCACCCTCCCCTTCTCCTTGTCCTGCTACCCAGGGTTTCTCCGTTTTTCGCCCCGCCAATCCTCACTGCCCCTTCTCCCCCCATCCCACCTCCCCGCACCAAACCTCCCCAATTTCTACATCGCCGTACCTGGCCTGCCGGGCGCCGACCCCCCCATGCCGGGCTCCGCCcggagcaggagggaggaggagagacagagagagaccgGGGGAAGCCGAGCTGGGCCCTGCCGCAGAGACAGCCCCGCCTCCGGGTCCGCCCCCAGACCCGCCCCCGGCCCCAAACCCACCCTTCCACACCCTCCAAGGACGGAGCCGGAGCTGCCGCGCCTCGTCGCGCAGCCAGGCTGAGGTGAGGGTCACGGGAGCCGCGGAGCCCGCGGCGGGGACTCGAAGAAAGGTCGTGGTGCACGGGGAGCCGGGCGCCAGCCCGCCCCCACTCCGGGGCGTTCGTTTCTCGCCGCCCCTCGCCCCCTGCCCTGCCGGGTGGTGCTCAGTTCGGTGTCCAAGGCCCCAACGGAGTGAAGCGGGGCGCAGCACGTAGTGGCGCCCCCCAGTGGCAGCCCGGGGCCTGCACCCACGTGCGTACCTTGTGTGCCCAACGCTCCCCGGGTGCCCAACCCGCGTCGGGACGGGGCGAGGCTGCGGCTGCGGGGCCCCGAGTGCAGTGAAGCGGCGAGGCCGGCAGGGGGGACCGCTTTCCGGGCGGAGGGGCTCTGAGAGTCGGCAGCCGGACCTTTGGCGGCTTTGCCCAGCAGGGGGCGTGCTCCCATGGCCGCACCCCATCATCCTACCGTCCCCCAGGTGCCGGGAGGGCACTGGATTTGGCTCTCTGGGTACTCGTCGCTTATTCCTGTGGCCTCCGGGCCTCCGGACCTTGTTTCACGGCCTGGGCTCAAAGTCTTCCTCCCGTCCGCCTCTGCGGGCCAAGTCATCCTCCCAGTAACCTTTGACTTCTCCGGCGGCGCCCGCCAGGACCTGGGCACTCTGGGGTCGGCCTCCGACAGACCACCAGGGCCGAGGCCTGGGTCCGGTTACAGCGGCCTCGCCACGCCCCCCCATCACCTTTCTTATCATCTCCCTGAGAAATCCTATCTTCGAAATCCATTTGTCGCACATTAGCTGCAAGAAGACCTCGGTTTCACCCTTAGCTGGACGAAAAGTGATCCCCCCGAAGAGCGATGCCCTAATCCTTGGAACTTGTGAATATTTCCTTATATAGCAAAGTCTTTTCAgttgtgctgtgtggctttgggcataTCGCATAATCTCTCTGAGAGGTGCCTTATCTACTTACCTCAATAAAGTTTTTGAGGGGCAGCAAAGTAATCAATACAAAGAGCTTTGTAAATTGTAAAGGTTTTCATACATTAAAGGGCTATTATAATTACCTCCAGgagagtaacaaaatacattaacAGTTCTTTCGCATATACGCCTTAGTGCGTacaaatttttattcattcaacatccTCACAGAGATGAGAAATTTCCTAGAGACTGTAGATGTGGAGGAGTTCAAGTTAACTGCTGAGTGTCTTGAGTTGGTGGGAAGGGGAGGTCCAAAGATAAATTCTGGGGCTAGTAGCAAGTCAGCTGAAGGAAGGAGGATCTGGGGGTAGAACAGCAGGGCTGGTTCTGAATAGGCCAGAGGGGAGAGGGATGGGGGGCAAGGGGTGCATGGGAGGCTGCTTCCTTTCCTGGACCTCAGGACTGGGGAGGCCTCAGGACCTGCTATGTTAGCCTCAGATACCATGAGATAACTTTGTGAAGTGGACAAATATGAGGGGTTTTTAATGTCCTGGAGTATAGTTTCATTTGACCAGAATTAATTATAATCCATTTCCTTCTGAACCTGGGAGTGAAGACAGCTGCGGCCTAATTAGACACTGCTTTTGCTAAAATAATTCCTCTCAGAATATTGGttagggtgggggtgagggggtgcaaaaaaaaaaaagggagagaaaatggcAGTTGGAGGTTTATTTTCTCACACCAAGCACACAGTAGGCCCTTTGTGAGTGTGGATTCTCCTTACTGAGCAAGGGACAGGATTGGGTGAGAGGCAGGGGAGGGTCCAGGCTTTTGGCCAGCTGAGTTCCTCTTCAGGTGCATCTGTGTGGGTGACTGTACATACGTGACCAGCGGTTAGAGAAAAAGTGCAAGCCAGCACCTCTGTGAGCATGTCTTCGTGGTTTCTCCATATAGGGGCCACACCTGAGTGTATGGAATGTCCCTACTCTATGACTGACAGCCTTTGTGACTCTCCTCGGTCCCAATTTCCTTATCTAAGAAGGTGAATAATGCCTGGGATTAGATTCAAATACTCTAGCACAACATAAAAGATACTGGAGGAGGGAAGGGATAACACATATTGGCTGTGAGTTGAAAACTGGAAACTGCGTGATGAGTACCTGGGAGTTCATTACACTATTCTCCCAACGTTGGGGCAAGTTTGAAAATTATCCTAATAATCCACTTTTTAAAGTAAGGACAGGAGAGAATAACTACTTTCCTCATGAAGGTGCTGTGAAACCTAGCAAAGATAAAACCATAAGAGCGGCAGCGGCGTCCTAACATTTATCGGGCGCTTACCTGTGGCGAGCCCCCAGCGGAGCTCCTGTAAGCTCCTTCCCACTCTTTGGTGCGGGGTTTAAGCGGGCAGCAGCGAGTGCCTGCAAGTACGGGGTTCCCGGGCCTCcctgcaaaccccgcccctttcTCTCCGCCCTCGCCGGCCTCCTCCGAGGACGAGCCGGGCTAGGGCCCCACAGGTGTGGGCTTAAGGGAGCCTGTTGGCGGCCCCGGAGCAGCGGCACAACTGCACCAGCGGCGTCGGTGGCAGGCCTGGCCCC comes from the Manis pentadactyla isolate mManPen7 chromosome 10, mManPen7.hap1, whole genome shotgun sequence genome and includes:
- the NYAP1 gene encoding neuronal tyrosine-phosphorylated phosphoinositide-3-kinase adapter 1 isoform X1, producing MNLLYRKTKLEWRQHKEEEAKRSSSKEVAPTGPAGSGAGAGPGVRVRDIASLRRSLRMGFMTMPASQEHTPHPCRSAMAPRSLSCHSVGSMDSVGVGPGGGSGGLAEDSSARRPPVKPRRHPSTKLSMAGSGAETPPSKKAGSQKPAPEGREASRKVPPQKPRRSPNTQLSVSFDESCPLAPSSRGGNLPLQRLGRGSCVAGDPEVGAQEEEPVYIEMVGDVFRGGGRSGRGLTGPPLGGGGPTPPAGADSDSEESEAIYEEMKYPLPEEAGEGRADGGPPLTATSSLHQPHAPQPHTHRRPASALPSWRDGTPTKTTPCEIPPPFPNLLQHRPPLLAFPQAKSTSRTPGNGVSRLPVLCHSKEPAGSTPAPQVPARERETPPPPPPLPPAANLLLLGPSGRARSHSTPLPPQGSGQPRGERELPNSHSMICPKVAGVPAAPPVPAALLPGPSKDKAVSYTMVYSAVKVTTHSVLPAGPPLGAGEPKTEKEISVLHGMLCTSSRSPMTGKSSPHSAAMGTAAGVLHHRGCLASPHSLPDSTASPLTPLWTYPAAAAGLKRPPAYESLKAGGVLNKGCGMGAPDPMVKIQLQEQGTDGGAFASISCAHVITSAGTPEEEEEMGATTFGSGWALQRKVLYGGRKAKELDTEIEDSARAWNGSAEGPGKVEREDRGPMASGIPVRSQGAEGLLARIHHGGDRGGSRTALPIPCQTFPACHRNGDFTGGYRLGRSASTSGVRQAALYMPRPCSQPRDAPSQMPPALPLPPQPARERDGKLLEVIERKRCVCKEIKARHRPDRGLCKQESMPILPSWRRGPEPRKSGTPPCRRQHTVLWDTAI
- the NYAP1 gene encoding neuronal tyrosine-phosphorylated phosphoinositide-3-kinase adapter 1 isoform X2 yields the protein MNLLYRKTKLEWRQHKEEEAKRSSSKEVAPTGPAGSGAGAGPGVRVRDIASLRRSLRMGFMTMPASQEHTPHPCRSAMAPRSLSCHSVGSMDSVGVGPGGGSGGLAEDSSARRPPVKPRRHPSTKLSMAGSGAETPPSKKAGSQKPAPEGREASRKVPPQKPRRSPNTQLSVSFDESCPLAPSSRGGNLPLQRLGRGSCVAGDPEVGAQEEEPVYIEMVGDVFRGGGRSGRGLTGPPLGGGGPTPPAGADSDSEESEAIYEEMKYPLPEEAGEGRADGGPPLTATSSLHQPHAPQPHTHRRPASALPSWRDGTPTKTTPCEIPPPFPNLLQHRPPLLAFPQAKSTSRTPGNGVSRLPVLCHSKEPAGSTPAPQVPARERETPPPPPPLPPAANLLLLGPSGRARSHSTPLPPQGSGQPRGERELPNSHSMICPKVAGVPAAPPVPAALLPGPSKDKAVSYTMVYSAVKVTTHSVLPAGPPLGAGEPKTEKEISVLHGMLCTSSRSPMTGKSSPHSAAMGTAAGVLHHRGCLASPHSLPDSTASPLTPLWTYPAAAAGLKRPPAYESLKAGGVLNKGCGMGAPDPMVKIQLQEQGTDGGAFASISCAHVITSAGTPEEEEEMGATTFGSGWALQRKVLYGGRKAKELDKIEDSARAWNGSAEGPGKVEREDRGPMASGIPVRSQGAEGLLARIHHGGDRGGSRTALPIPCQTFPACHRNGDFTGGYRLGRSASTSGVRQAALYMPRPCSQPRDAPSQMPPALPLPPQPARERDGKLLEVIERKRCVCKEIKARHRPDRGLCKQESMPILPSWRRGPEPRKSGTPPCRRQHTVLWDTAI